A section of the Malus sylvestris chromosome 17, drMalSylv7.2, whole genome shotgun sequence genome encodes:
- the LOC126612195 gene encoding uncharacterized protein LOC126612195, whose protein sequence is MERKVTLDDFKVGSVPTLIYIPDFITDNEQTMLLNKIYEGPVSKWKSLKNRRLHNWGSIVHEKGLLPQDLPSWLTKITCKIYEESGLFPLPINHVLGMLYYS, encoded by the exons ATGGAAAGAAAAGTGACCTTAGATGATTTCAAAGTTGGATCTGTTCCGACTTTAATATACATCCCGGACTTCATTACGGATAATGAACAAACCATGCTTCTAAATAAG ATTTATGAAGGCCCAGTATCAAAGTGGAAATCATTAAAGAATAGGAGGTTACACAACTGGG GCAGTATTGTCCATGAAAAGGGTCTTCTGCCACAGGATT TGCCATCATGGCTAACCAAGATTACATGCAAGATATATGAAGAATCAGGGCTGTTCCCATTGCCAATTAATCATGTCCTTGGAATGCTATACTATAGTTAA